One Perognathus longimembris pacificus isolate PPM17 chromosome 24, ASM2315922v1, whole genome shotgun sequence DNA segment encodes these proteins:
- the Trim2 gene encoding tripartite motif-containing protein 2 isoform X2: MASESTSIPSPVVRQIDKQFLICSICLERYKNPKVLPCLHTFCERCLQNYIPAHSLTLSCPVCRQTSILPEKGVAALQNNFFITNLMDVLQRTPGSNVEESSILETVTAVAAGKPLSCPNHDGSVMEFYCQSCETAMCRECTEGEHAEHPTVPLKDVVEQHKASLQVQLDAVNKRLPEIDSALQFISEIIHQLTNQKASIVDDIHSTFDELQKTLNVRKSVLLMELEVNYGLKHKVLQAQLDTLLQGQESIKSCSSFTAQALNHGTETEVLLVKKQMSEKLSELAGQDFPLHPRENDQLDFLVETEGLKKSIHNLGTILTTNAVASETVATGEGLRQTVIGQPMSVTITTKDKDGELCKTGNAYLTAELSTPDGSVADGEILDNKNGTYEFLYTVQKEGDFTLSLRLHDQHIRGSPFKLKVIRSADVSPTADGVKRRVKSPGSGHVKQKAVKRPASMYSTGKRKENPIEDDLIFRVGTKGRNKGEFTNLQGVAASTSGKILIADSNNQCVQIFSNDGQFKSRFGIRGRSPGQLQRPTGVAVHPSGDIIIADYDNKWVSIFSSDGKFKTKIGSGKLMGPKGVSVDRNGHIIVVDNKACCVFIFQPNGKIVTRFGSRGNGDRQFAGPHFAAVNSNNEIIVTDFHNHSVKVFNQEGEFMLKFGSNGEGNGQFNAPTGVAVDSNGNIIVADWGNSRIQVY, from the exons ATGGCCAGTGAGAGCACCAGCATCCCCAGTCCTGTGGTGCGCCAGATTGACAAGCAGTTTCTGATCTGCAGTATCTGCCTGGAACGGTACAAGAATCCCAAGGTCCTCCCCTGTCTGCATACTTTCTGCGAGAG GTGCCTGCAGAACTACATTCCCGCCCACAGCTTAACCCTCTCGTGCCCCGTGTGCCGCCAGACCTCCATCCTGCCCGAGAAAGGGGTGGCCGCCCTCCAGAACAACTTCTTCATCACGAACCTGATGGACGTGCTGCAGCGGACGCCAGGCAGCAACGTCGAGGAGTCCTCCATCCTGGAGACCGTCACCGCCGTGGCTGCAGGAAAGCCCCTCTCTTGCCCCAACCACGATGGCAGT GTGATGGAATTTTACTGCCAGTCCTGTGAGACCGCCATGTGTCGTGAGTGCACCGAGGGGGAGCATGCAGAGCACCCCACAGTGCCTCTCAAGGACGTGGTGGAGCAGCACAAGGCCTCCCTTCAGGTCCAGCTGGATGCGGTCAACAAAAG GCTCCCCGAAATAGATTCTGCTCTTCAGTTCATCTCAGAAATCATTCATCAGTTGACCAACCAAAAGGCCAGCATCGTGGACGACATCCACTCCACCTTCGATGAGCTGCAGAAGACGCTGAATGTGCGAAAGAGCGTGCTGCTCATGGAACTGGAGGTCAACTATGGCCTCAAACACAAA gtgCTCCAGGCGCAGCTGGACACGCTGCTGCAGGGCCAGGAGAGCATCAAGAGCTGCAGCAGCTTCACGGCGCAGGCGCTGAACCACGGCACGGAGACCGAGGTGCTGCTGGTGAAGAAGCAGATGAGCGAGAAGCTGAGCGAGCTGGCCGGCCAGGACTTCCCCCTGCACCCGCGCGAGAACGACCAGCTGGACTTCCTGGTGGAGACCGAGGGGCTGAAGAAGTCCATCCACAACCTGGGCACCATCCTGACCACCAACGCCGTGGCCTCGGAGACGGTGGCCACGGGCGAGGGGCTGCGGCAGACGGTCATCGGGCAGCCCATGTCGGTGACCATCACCACCAAGGACAAGGACGGCGAGCTGTGCAAGACGGGCAACGCCTACCTGACGGCCGAGCTCAGCACCCCCGACGGCAGCGTGGCCGACGGCGAGATCCTGGACAACAAGAACGGCACCTACGAGTTCCTCTACACCGTGCAGAAGGAGGGCGACTTCACGCTGTCCCTGCGCCTCCACGACCAGCACATCCGCGGCAGCCCCTTCAAGCTCAAGGTCATCCGCTCGGCCGACGTGTCCCCCACCGCCGACGGCGTCAAGCGCCGCGTCAAGTCCCCCGGCAGCGGCCACGTCAAGCAGAAGGCGGTCAAGCGGCCCGCCAGCATGTACAGCACGGGCAAGCGGAAAGAGAACCCCATCGAGGACGACCTCATCTTCCGAGTGG ggaccaaaggaagaaataaaggcgAGTTTACAAATCTTCAGGGAGTGGCTGCATCTACAAGTGGAAAGATATTAATTGCGGACAGTAACAACCAGTGTGTGCAG ATCTTTTCCAATGATGGCCAGTTCAAAAGTCGCTTTGGCATCCGAGGACGTTCTCCCGGGCAGCTGCAGCGGCCCACAGGAGTGGCGGTGCATCCCAGCGGGGACATAATCATTGCAGATTATGACAACAAGTGGGTTAGCATTTTCTCTTCAGATGGGAAGTTTAAG ACAAAAATTGGATCCGGAAAGCTGATGGGCCCCAAAGGTGTTTCTGTGGACCGCAATGGCCACATTATTGTGGTGGACAACAAGGCGTGCTGTGTGTTTATCTTCCAGCCAAATGGGAAAATAGTCACCAGGTTTGGTAGCCGAGGAAATGGAGACAGGCAGTTTGCAG GTCCCCATTTTGCAGCTGTAAATAGCAATAATGAGATTATTGTTACAGATTTCCACAATCATTCTGTCAAG GTGTTTAATCAGGAAGGAGAATTCATGTTGAAGTTTGGCTCaaatggagaaggaaatgggcAATTTAATGCACCCACAGGCGTGGCTGTCGATTCTAATGGAAACATCATCGTGGCCGACTGGGGGAATAGCCGGATCCAGGTATACTAA
- the Trim2 gene encoding tripartite motif-containing protein 2 isoform X1: MASESTSIPSPVVRQIDKQFLICSICLERYKNPKVLPCLHTFCERCLQNYIPAHSLTLSCPVCRQTSILPEKGVAALQNNFFITNLMDVLQRTPGSNVEESSILETVTAVAAGKPLSCPNHDGSVMEFYCQSCETAMCRECTEGEHAEHPTVPLKDVVEQHKASLQVQLDAVNKRLPEIDSALQFISEIIHQLTNQKASIVDDIHSTFDELQKTLNVRKSVLLMELEVNYGLKHKVLQAQLDTLLQGQESIKSCSSFTAQALNHGTETEVLLVKKQMSEKLSELAGQDFPLHPRENDQLDFLVETEGLKKSIHNLGTILTTNAVASETVATGEGLRQTVIGQPMSVTITTKDKDGELCKTGNAYLTAELSTPDGSVADGEILDNKNGTYEFLYTVQKEGDFTLSLRLHDQHIRGSPFKLKVIRSADVSPTADGVKRRVKSPGSGHVKQKAVKRPASMYSTGKRKENPIEDDLIFRVGTKGRNKGEFTNLQGVAASTSGKILIADSNNQCVQIFSNDGQFKSRFGIRGRSPGQLQRPTGVAVHPSGDIIIADYDNKWVSIFSSDGKFKTKIGSGKLMGPKGVSVDRNGHIIVVDNKACCVFIFQPNGKIVTRFGSRGNGDRQFAGPHFAAVNSNNEIIVTDFHNHSVKVFNQEGEFMLKFGSNGEGNGQFNAPTGVAVDSNGNIIVADWGNSRIQVFDGSGSFLSYINTSADPLYGPQGLALTSDGHVVVADSGNHCFKVYRYLQ, from the exons ATGGCCAGTGAGAGCACCAGCATCCCCAGTCCTGTGGTGCGCCAGATTGACAAGCAGTTTCTGATCTGCAGTATCTGCCTGGAACGGTACAAGAATCCCAAGGTCCTCCCCTGTCTGCATACTTTCTGCGAGAG GTGCCTGCAGAACTACATTCCCGCCCACAGCTTAACCCTCTCGTGCCCCGTGTGCCGCCAGACCTCCATCCTGCCCGAGAAAGGGGTGGCCGCCCTCCAGAACAACTTCTTCATCACGAACCTGATGGACGTGCTGCAGCGGACGCCAGGCAGCAACGTCGAGGAGTCCTCCATCCTGGAGACCGTCACCGCCGTGGCTGCAGGAAAGCCCCTCTCTTGCCCCAACCACGATGGCAGT GTGATGGAATTTTACTGCCAGTCCTGTGAGACCGCCATGTGTCGTGAGTGCACCGAGGGGGAGCATGCAGAGCACCCCACAGTGCCTCTCAAGGACGTGGTGGAGCAGCACAAGGCCTCCCTTCAGGTCCAGCTGGATGCGGTCAACAAAAG GCTCCCCGAAATAGATTCTGCTCTTCAGTTCATCTCAGAAATCATTCATCAGTTGACCAACCAAAAGGCCAGCATCGTGGACGACATCCACTCCACCTTCGATGAGCTGCAGAAGACGCTGAATGTGCGAAAGAGCGTGCTGCTCATGGAACTGGAGGTCAACTATGGCCTCAAACACAAA gtgCTCCAGGCGCAGCTGGACACGCTGCTGCAGGGCCAGGAGAGCATCAAGAGCTGCAGCAGCTTCACGGCGCAGGCGCTGAACCACGGCACGGAGACCGAGGTGCTGCTGGTGAAGAAGCAGATGAGCGAGAAGCTGAGCGAGCTGGCCGGCCAGGACTTCCCCCTGCACCCGCGCGAGAACGACCAGCTGGACTTCCTGGTGGAGACCGAGGGGCTGAAGAAGTCCATCCACAACCTGGGCACCATCCTGACCACCAACGCCGTGGCCTCGGAGACGGTGGCCACGGGCGAGGGGCTGCGGCAGACGGTCATCGGGCAGCCCATGTCGGTGACCATCACCACCAAGGACAAGGACGGCGAGCTGTGCAAGACGGGCAACGCCTACCTGACGGCCGAGCTCAGCACCCCCGACGGCAGCGTGGCCGACGGCGAGATCCTGGACAACAAGAACGGCACCTACGAGTTCCTCTACACCGTGCAGAAGGAGGGCGACTTCACGCTGTCCCTGCGCCTCCACGACCAGCACATCCGCGGCAGCCCCTTCAAGCTCAAGGTCATCCGCTCGGCCGACGTGTCCCCCACCGCCGACGGCGTCAAGCGCCGCGTCAAGTCCCCCGGCAGCGGCCACGTCAAGCAGAAGGCGGTCAAGCGGCCCGCCAGCATGTACAGCACGGGCAAGCGGAAAGAGAACCCCATCGAGGACGACCTCATCTTCCGAGTGG ggaccaaaggaagaaataaaggcgAGTTTACAAATCTTCAGGGAGTGGCTGCATCTACAAGTGGAAAGATATTAATTGCGGACAGTAACAACCAGTGTGTGCAG ATCTTTTCCAATGATGGCCAGTTCAAAAGTCGCTTTGGCATCCGAGGACGTTCTCCCGGGCAGCTGCAGCGGCCCACAGGAGTGGCGGTGCATCCCAGCGGGGACATAATCATTGCAGATTATGACAACAAGTGGGTTAGCATTTTCTCTTCAGATGGGAAGTTTAAG ACAAAAATTGGATCCGGAAAGCTGATGGGCCCCAAAGGTGTTTCTGTGGACCGCAATGGCCACATTATTGTGGTGGACAACAAGGCGTGCTGTGTGTTTATCTTCCAGCCAAATGGGAAAATAGTCACCAGGTTTGGTAGCCGAGGAAATGGAGACAGGCAGTTTGCAG GTCCCCATTTTGCAGCTGTAAATAGCAATAATGAGATTATTGTTACAGATTTCCACAATCATTCTGTCAAG GTGTTTAATCAGGAAGGAGAATTCATGTTGAAGTTTGGCTCaaatggagaaggaaatgggcAATTTAATGCACCCACAGGCGTGGCTGTCGATTCTAATGGAAACATCATCGTGGCCGACTGGGGGAATAGCCGGATCCAG GTTTTTGATGGGAGTGGCTCGTTTTTATCCTATATTAACACATCTGCTGACCCACTGTATGGCCCCCAAGGCCTAGCCCTCACTTCAGATGGCCATGTTGTGGTTGCAGACTCTGGGAATCACTGTTTCAAAGTCTATCGGTATTTACAGTAA
- the Trim2 gene encoding tripartite motif-containing protein 2 isoform X3 has product MDVLQRTPGSNVEESSILETVTAVAAGKPLSCPNHDGSVMEFYCQSCETAMCRECTEGEHAEHPTVPLKDVVEQHKASLQVQLDAVNKRLPEIDSALQFISEIIHQLTNQKASIVDDIHSTFDELQKTLNVRKSVLLMELEVNYGLKHKVLQAQLDTLLQGQESIKSCSSFTAQALNHGTETEVLLVKKQMSEKLSELAGQDFPLHPRENDQLDFLVETEGLKKSIHNLGTILTTNAVASETVATGEGLRQTVIGQPMSVTITTKDKDGELCKTGNAYLTAELSTPDGSVADGEILDNKNGTYEFLYTVQKEGDFTLSLRLHDQHIRGSPFKLKVIRSADVSPTADGVKRRVKSPGSGHVKQKAVKRPASMYSTGKRKENPIEDDLIFRVGTKGRNKGEFTNLQGVAASTSGKILIADSNNQCVQIFSNDGQFKSRFGIRGRSPGQLQRPTGVAVHPSGDIIIADYDNKWVSIFSSDGKFKTKIGSGKLMGPKGVSVDRNGHIIVVDNKACCVFIFQPNGKIVTRFGSRGNGDRQFAGPHFAAVNSNNEIIVTDFHNHSVKVFNQEGEFMLKFGSNGEGNGQFNAPTGVAVDSNGNIIVADWGNSRIQVFDGSGSFLSYINTSADPLYGPQGLALTSDGHVVVADSGNHCFKVYRYLQ; this is encoded by the exons ATGGACGTGCTGCAGCGGACGCCAGGCAGCAACGTCGAGGAGTCCTCCATCCTGGAGACCGTCACCGCCGTGGCTGCAGGAAAGCCCCTCTCTTGCCCCAACCACGATGGCAGT GTGATGGAATTTTACTGCCAGTCCTGTGAGACCGCCATGTGTCGTGAGTGCACCGAGGGGGAGCATGCAGAGCACCCCACAGTGCCTCTCAAGGACGTGGTGGAGCAGCACAAGGCCTCCCTTCAGGTCCAGCTGGATGCGGTCAACAAAAG GCTCCCCGAAATAGATTCTGCTCTTCAGTTCATCTCAGAAATCATTCATCAGTTGACCAACCAAAAGGCCAGCATCGTGGACGACATCCACTCCACCTTCGATGAGCTGCAGAAGACGCTGAATGTGCGAAAGAGCGTGCTGCTCATGGAACTGGAGGTCAACTATGGCCTCAAACACAAA gtgCTCCAGGCGCAGCTGGACACGCTGCTGCAGGGCCAGGAGAGCATCAAGAGCTGCAGCAGCTTCACGGCGCAGGCGCTGAACCACGGCACGGAGACCGAGGTGCTGCTGGTGAAGAAGCAGATGAGCGAGAAGCTGAGCGAGCTGGCCGGCCAGGACTTCCCCCTGCACCCGCGCGAGAACGACCAGCTGGACTTCCTGGTGGAGACCGAGGGGCTGAAGAAGTCCATCCACAACCTGGGCACCATCCTGACCACCAACGCCGTGGCCTCGGAGACGGTGGCCACGGGCGAGGGGCTGCGGCAGACGGTCATCGGGCAGCCCATGTCGGTGACCATCACCACCAAGGACAAGGACGGCGAGCTGTGCAAGACGGGCAACGCCTACCTGACGGCCGAGCTCAGCACCCCCGACGGCAGCGTGGCCGACGGCGAGATCCTGGACAACAAGAACGGCACCTACGAGTTCCTCTACACCGTGCAGAAGGAGGGCGACTTCACGCTGTCCCTGCGCCTCCACGACCAGCACATCCGCGGCAGCCCCTTCAAGCTCAAGGTCATCCGCTCGGCCGACGTGTCCCCCACCGCCGACGGCGTCAAGCGCCGCGTCAAGTCCCCCGGCAGCGGCCACGTCAAGCAGAAGGCGGTCAAGCGGCCCGCCAGCATGTACAGCACGGGCAAGCGGAAAGAGAACCCCATCGAGGACGACCTCATCTTCCGAGTGG ggaccaaaggaagaaataaaggcgAGTTTACAAATCTTCAGGGAGTGGCTGCATCTACAAGTGGAAAGATATTAATTGCGGACAGTAACAACCAGTGTGTGCAG ATCTTTTCCAATGATGGCCAGTTCAAAAGTCGCTTTGGCATCCGAGGACGTTCTCCCGGGCAGCTGCAGCGGCCCACAGGAGTGGCGGTGCATCCCAGCGGGGACATAATCATTGCAGATTATGACAACAAGTGGGTTAGCATTTTCTCTTCAGATGGGAAGTTTAAG ACAAAAATTGGATCCGGAAAGCTGATGGGCCCCAAAGGTGTTTCTGTGGACCGCAATGGCCACATTATTGTGGTGGACAACAAGGCGTGCTGTGTGTTTATCTTCCAGCCAAATGGGAAAATAGTCACCAGGTTTGGTAGCCGAGGAAATGGAGACAGGCAGTTTGCAG GTCCCCATTTTGCAGCTGTAAATAGCAATAATGAGATTATTGTTACAGATTTCCACAATCATTCTGTCAAG GTGTTTAATCAGGAAGGAGAATTCATGTTGAAGTTTGGCTCaaatggagaaggaaatgggcAATTTAATGCACCCACAGGCGTGGCTGTCGATTCTAATGGAAACATCATCGTGGCCGACTGGGGGAATAGCCGGATCCAG GTTTTTGATGGGAGTGGCTCGTTTTTATCCTATATTAACACATCTGCTGACCCACTGTATGGCCCCCAAGGCCTAGCCCTCACTTCAGATGGCCATGTTGTGGTTGCAGACTCTGGGAATCACTGTTTCAAAGTCTATCGGTATTTACAGTAA